Proteins found in one Cheilinus undulatus linkage group 9, ASM1832078v1, whole genome shotgun sequence genomic segment:
- the synm gene encoding synemin: MLPFKRTFDSEKQQLQQLNGRLAQYLSRTKQLEQENAHLIAEINKLRQVKTAEPKYKEEMRELRRMVGQLSFEKSQAEMEREKLWRELQMVQSLCNEQTEVCRDISGELKGCGIELHQAHKVNTELQQRLARLETEYKRLEDAHRQEMVRLQRQVDSRVVPIITQTYRGPPAASMEEVQQYAQGLSEGWMETFEMYQRKVEEMEQSIKADQERLRDMQREKMLYVSEMDKLHREAEKQGHIQLRLEEQLMNIQEKFRVDCSEYQMIIDQLEHERNMMANAIEEKMKEHQHLLQVKMDLGMEVAAYRALLEGERLNLQEPHRRVTQRQGERIIDIKVPAQPYTPRASTLTSRQQVKYTPPASSLRRTPMRPSGSMSPSRVIPISVASRDRHQSPASRRDMISFTKARASAATPTSTSTITAAKDNQTVQRESLPSQNVQKTRVDEKTATIKQVSQVENQGSPIKSFTTETKSTRVVSPPMMAISKKTETESKKQVSDKKEKDDFDGEVFKDREKTEASLGPSEKKMLDSVTVEEIIEKVIKPAGLEAKVCSSGESKVKYHVEKTEQEDGTMKTQIVLESKVEEELDVSEDAALDELLSQGVKKVSLEDIKDTATGSMIKNLLSGLQGGEDLQNKSVNVEIIEEPVETYSAEEFETEQKSTSTFYDPSATYFQIEELENVPQEAQFQRSGRDTSKESETDTDQWKRGSIRVQEVSKESEYFSHDREPDEYFVSTPDENLSESEDGLGITSYGHYGLVDDLSDERYYQDEDLPPKRVIVERSDKHKLKLGDDSYIKESFPDCVIEEEVRVSPIVQTSVLEFLREESLEPKEQLKGALEKLQESVSGPLREELAFLTKVSSESPENVAIKKVQQSSGNGTTTIVAELNVSQTLEDSGLLEAGDDLSEEQILATLRSSNLGLEKVLQGGAGGYSIRVSTEEDATYGKEFEEGTSGLDSQIIETPVKISQEKRVATLYLEGPTDD, from the exons ATGTTGCCTTTCAAGAGAACTTTTGACAGCGAgaaacagcagctgcagcagctcaaCGGCAGACTTGCTCAGTATCTCTCCAGGACGAAGCAGTTGGAGCAAGAAAATGCGCATCTCATAGCTGAAATAAACAAACTCAGACAGGTGAAGACGGCGGAGCCGAAGTACAAGGAGGAGATGCGTGAGCTTAGGAGAATGGTGGGGCAGCTGTCGTTTGAGAAGTCCCAGGCGGAGATGGAGAGGGAGAAGCTATGGCGGGAGTTACAGATGGTCCAGTCTCTGTGTAACGAGCAGACGGAGGTATGCAGGGACATCAGTGGAGAGCTGAAAGGCTGCGGGATAGAGCTTCACCAGGCTCACAAGGTCAACACTGAACTCCAGCAGCGTTTGGCTCGCTTAGAGACCGAGTATAAACGCTTAGAGGACGCGCACAGGCAAGAAATGGTCCGTCTGCAGCGTCAGGTGGACTCCCGGGTGGTGCCCATCATCACGCAGACCTACCGCGGGCCTCCCGCGGCCTCCATGGAGGAGGTTCAGCAGTACGCCCAGGGTCTGTCCGAGGGCTGGATGGAGACTTTTGAAATGTACCAGAGGAaggtggaggagatggagcagTCGATTAAAGCGGACCAGGAGAGGCTGAGAGATATGCAGAGGGAGAAGATGCTGTATGTGTCAGAGATGGACAAGCTacacagagaagcagaaaaGCAAGGCCACATTCAGCTGCGACTAGAGGAACAGCTGATGAACATTCAGGAAAAATTCAGAGTGGACTGCAGTGAATACCAG ATGATAATTGATCAGCTGGAGCATGAGAGGAACATGATGGCAAATGCTATTGAAGAAAAGATGAAAGAACATCAGCACCTTCTGCAGGTTAAGATGGATCTGGGCATGGAGGTGGCTGCCTACAg GGCTCTTCTGGAAGGGGAGAGGCTAAATCTTCAAGAGCCTCACAGAAGGGTGACCCAACGTCAAGGAGAAAGAATAATAG ATATCAAAGTGCCTGCCCAGCCCTACACTCCAAGAGCTTCCACTTTAACATCCAGGCAACAAGTCAAGTACACACCGCCAGCTTCCAGCCTGAGAAGAACCCCCATGCGTCCCTCTGGATCCATGAGTCCCTCAAGAGTAATTCCAATCTCAGTTGCAAGCCGAGATCGGCACCAGAGTCCCGCATCCAGAAGGGACATGATCTCATTCACCAAAGCCCGGGCTTCTGCTGCTACTCCTACATCCACCAGCACCATCACTGCTGCCAAAGATAATCAAACAGTCCAGCGTGAAAGCCTACCCAgccaaaatgtacagaaaacaaGAGTAGATGAGAAAACAGCGACGATCAAACAGGTCTCACAGGTAGAGAACCAAGGCAGTCCTATCAAATCCTTCACTACTGAGACCAAATCAACAAGAGTGGTGTCTCCGCCAATGATGGCCATTAGCAAGAAAACAGAGACTGAAAGCAAGAAGCAAGTGTCtgataaaaaagagaaagatgaTTTTGATGGAGAGGTGTTCAAAGACAGGGAGAAAACAGAGGCCTCACTAGGCCCAAGTGAGAAAAAGATGTTAGACTCTGTGACTGTAGAGGAGATAATAGAGAAAGTGATAAAACCTGCAGGTTTGGAAGCTAAGGTGTGCTCATCAGGAGAGTCAAAGGTGAAGTATCACGTGGAAAAAACTGAACAGGAGGATGGCACAATGAAGACGCAGATTGTTCTAGAGTCTAAGGTGGAAGAAGAGCTTGACGTTTCAGAAGATGCAGCCCTGGACGAACTTCTGAGCCAGGGGGTTAAGAAAGTGTCACTGGAGGACATCAAGGACACTGCTACAGGAAGCATGATCAAGAACCTGCTAAGTGGCCTGCAGGGAGGCGAGGACCTGCAGAATAAGTCTGTCAATGTAGAAATCATCGAGGAACCAGTGGAGACTTACAGTGCTGAGGAGTTTGAGACTGAACAGAAGTCTACTTCTACTTTTTATGACCCATCTGCTACATATTTCCAAATTGAGGAGCTAGAAAATGTCCCCCAGGAAGCTCAATTTCAGAGAAGTGGCAGGGATACATCGAAAGAATCAGAAACAGATACTGATCAGTGGAAGAGGGGATCCATCAGAGTTCAAGAGGTTTCCAAAGAGAGTGAATATTTTTCTCATGACAGGGAGCCAGACGAGTACTTTGTCTCCACACCCGATGAAAATCTCTCTGAGTCTGAGGATGGTCTTGGCATTACATCATATGGCCATTACGGTCTTGTAGACGACCTGTCAGATGAGAGGTACTATCAAGATGAAGACCTTCCCCCAAAGAGAGTGATTGTAGAGCGAAGTGACAAACATAAGTTGAAGTTAGGTGATGACTCGTATATCAAAGAGAGTTTCCCAGACTGCGTCATTGAAGAAGAGGTACGTGTCTCTCCGATAGTCCAGACGTCAGTGCTTGAGTTCCTCAGAGAGGAGTCTTTGGAGCCCAAAGAGCAGCTGAAGGGAGCTCTTGAGAAGCTACAAGAATCAGTGTCAGGTCCACTGAGGGAGGAGTTGGCATTCCTCACAAAAGTCAGCAGTGAGAGTCCAGAAAACGTGGCAATCAAGAAAGTGCAACAGTCTAGTGGCAATGGCACCACAACTATTGTTGCAGAGCTGAATGTCTCTCAGACCCTAGAGGACTCCGGGCTGCTGGAAGCGGGAGACGATCTCTCTGAAGAGCAGATCTTGGCAACTCTCAGATCTTCTAACCTTGGGCTTGAGAAAGTCTTGCAAGGCGGGGCAGGAGGATACAGCATCAGAGTGTCCACAGAAGAGGATGCGACGTATGGGAAAGAGTTTGAAGAAGGAACCTCTGGGCTGGATTCTCAAATCATCGAAACCCCAGTGAAGATTTCCCAAGAGAAAAGAGTTGCAACACTTTACCTTGAAGGTCCGACAGATGATTAG
- the pgpep1l gene encoding pyroglutamyl-peptidase 1 isoform X1 has product MSSGETVVVTGFGPFRQFLVNPSWKAAQGLEVVGLGEHLSVYIKELPVSYEKTQRIIAEIWQTVKPKFAIHLGIARGSSAVILEQTGKNCGYRDKDVCGYCPKSFCCVEGGSEKLDSIINMRVVSKEFQRAGMDVIYSRDAGRYLCDFAYYCSLYHGQRRAALIHIPSTGSLSSADRLVPLLQTLIKAMLCQDLLEMEQTDDSSHSFCR; this is encoded by the exons ATGAGTAGTGGTGAAACGGTGGTTGTCACAG GTTTTGGACCTTTCAGACAGTTTCTAGTAAACCCCAGCTGGAAGGCGGCACAG GGGTTGGAGGTGGTCGGACTGGGAGAGCATTTGAGTGTTTACATCAAAGAGTTACCAGTTAGTTATGAGAAGACTCAACGAATCATTGCTGAGATCTGGCAGACTGTGAAACCAAAG TTTGCTATCCATTTAGGCATTGCCAGAGGATCCAGTGCTGTCATTCTGGAGCAAACAGGGAAGAACTGCGGATACAGGGACAAAGATGTGTGCGGCTACTGTCCAAAGAGTTTCTGCTGTGTGGAGGGAGGATCAGAGAAGCTGGACTCAATTATTAACATGAGAGTTGTCTCCAAAGAGTTTCAACGTGCAGGGATGGATGTCATTTATTCAAGAGATGCCGGCAG ATATCTGTGTGATTTTGCATATTACTGCTCGCTGTATCACGGTCAGAGGAGGGCAGCCCTCATCCACATTCCCTCCACTGGTAGTCTGAGCTCAGCTGACAGACTGGTACCTCTGCTGCAGACCCTCATTAAGGCCATGCTTTGTCAGGATCTTTTAGAAATGGAGCAAACGGACGACAGCAGCCACAGCTTCTGTAGGTAG
- the pgpep1l gene encoding pyroglutamyl-peptidase 1 isoform X2 codes for MSSGETVVVTGFGPFRQFLVNPSWKAAQGLEVVGLGEHLSVYIKELPVSYEKTQRIIAEIWQTVKPKFAIHLGIARGSSAVILEQTGKNCGYRDKDVCGYCPKSFCCVEGGSEKLDSIINMRVVSKEFQRAGMDVIYSRDAGRYLCDFAYYCSLYHGQRRAALIHIPSTGSLSSADRLVPLLQTLIKAMLCQDLLEMEQTDDSSHSFF; via the exons ATGAGTAGTGGTGAAACGGTGGTTGTCACAG GTTTTGGACCTTTCAGACAGTTTCTAGTAAACCCCAGCTGGAAGGCGGCACAG GGGTTGGAGGTGGTCGGACTGGGAGAGCATTTGAGTGTTTACATCAAAGAGTTACCAGTTAGTTATGAGAAGACTCAACGAATCATTGCTGAGATCTGGCAGACTGTGAAACCAAAG TTTGCTATCCATTTAGGCATTGCCAGAGGATCCAGTGCTGTCATTCTGGAGCAAACAGGGAAGAACTGCGGATACAGGGACAAAGATGTGTGCGGCTACTGTCCAAAGAGTTTCTGCTGTGTGGAGGGAGGATCAGAGAAGCTGGACTCAATTATTAACATGAGAGTTGTCTCCAAAGAGTTTCAACGTGCAGGGATGGATGTCATTTATTCAAGAGATGCCGGCAG ATATCTGTGTGATTTTGCATATTACTGCTCGCTGTATCACGGTCAGAGGAGGGCAGCCCTCATCCACATTCCCTCCACTGGTAGTCTGAGCTCAGCTGACAGACTGGTACCTCTGCTGCAGACCCTCATTAAGGCCATGCTTTGTCAGGATCTTTTAGAAATGGAGCAAACGGACGACAGCAGCCACAGCTTCT TTTGA